From a region of the Sulfuriferula plumbiphila genome:
- a CDS encoding SPW repeat domain-containing protein, which produces MKPKKNIVLITGCNGRIGDAVMRRLTGRFSDVVGFDRNAPSPPPPDCVRIPVDIASDDSLREGLRILREHHGTRIAAVVHLAAYYDFLGKPSPKYDAITVEGTRRLLRGLREGTGRMLREGFEVEQFIFASTMLVHRPGEPGQFITEDWPIGPTWAYPESKVRTEALIRAERGAIPAVLLRFAGVYDDVCHSPPLAHQIQRIYERQLAGHLYSGETSHGQAFIHLDDVVDAIERAVERRAQLPPEAAILIGEPETLSYDELQHTFSRLIRDESWETHNIPGPIAKAGAWVQDHIPGQDQFIKPWMIDRANDHYALDITRARTLLDWAPSRSLRQTLPKMVAALQADPFSWYREHGLEPPASITQKAEQAVPQVTEQPEHAPASAHVHVHAQGCLMHACPMHPEVCQSSPGNCPRCDTNLEPLAPPSPQAVEYTCPMHPEVVRNEPGNCPKCGMTLVPRSAPVEHADEHPDMMVDEHRKMLWPHYLNMMLGLWLLTSPFTLGYLSDFVPDANQLRVMAERGLPSFDLRNLLMTWSDVISGILVVVLSALSANASRRYPWAQWANAFVGVWLLFAPLVFWTPLPEAYANGTLIGALVIAFSVLVPMMPGMSMAGMMGGPDVPPGWAYTPSSWLQRMPIGVLALIGFLIARILGAYQLGHIDSVWEPFFAGSGDMKGVMNGTETIITSDVSKAWPIADGALGGIVYMAELVMVWMGGKTRWRTMPWMVLALAILILPLGVVSIYFVIIQPIVIGTWCTLCLIAALAMAVMIPYALNEFVAMGQFLVWARRQGKPFWRTFWTGDAMEGGSADRSKGLIGTPREQIAQATRGVTYPWTLTLSIAIGVWLTFTRLSFDTSGAMADSDHLIGALVVTFSIMAYAEVGRAVRFINIPFGVWLIAAPWLLDGIASPLAIWNGVICGILLIALAIPRGPVKDSYAGWDRYIV; this is translated from the coding sequence ATGAAACCCAAAAAAAATATTGTCCTGATCACCGGCTGCAACGGACGCATCGGCGATGCGGTAATGCGGCGGCTGACCGGACGTTTCAGCGATGTCGTGGGCTTCGACCGCAACGCGCCCTCTCCGCCGCCGCCCGACTGCGTGCGCATACCGGTCGATATCGCTTCTGATGACAGCTTACGCGAGGGACTGCGCATCCTGCGGGAACACCACGGAACCCGCATCGCCGCCGTGGTCCATTTAGCTGCCTATTACGATTTCCTCGGCAAGCCGAGCCCGAAATACGACGCGATCACAGTCGAGGGCACGCGACGTCTGCTGCGTGGGCTGCGCGAGGGCACCGGACGCATGCTGCGCGAGGGCTTCGAGGTCGAGCAATTCATTTTCGCCAGCACCATGCTCGTGCACCGGCCGGGCGAGCCGGGCCAGTTCATCACCGAGGACTGGCCGATCGGGCCAACCTGGGCCTACCCGGAGTCGAAGGTCCGCACCGAGGCGCTCATCCGGGCGGAGCGCGGCGCGATTCCCGCCGTGCTGCTTCGCTTCGCCGGCGTCTACGATGATGTCTGCCACTCGCCGCCGCTCGCGCACCAAATTCAGCGCATCTACGAGCGGCAGCTCGCCGGCCATCTGTATTCCGGCGAGACCTCGCACGGCCAAGCCTTCATCCACCTGGACGACGTGGTGGATGCCATCGAGCGCGCCGTGGAGCGTCGCGCCCAACTGCCGCCGGAGGCGGCGATCCTCATCGGCGAGCCGGAGACGCTGAGCTACGATGAACTGCAGCATACGTTTTCGCGGCTGATTCGCGACGAGTCGTGGGAGACGCACAATATTCCCGGGCCGATCGCGAAGGCCGGCGCATGGGTTCAGGACCACATTCCCGGCCAGGATCAGTTCATCAAGCCGTGGATGATCGATCGGGCTAACGATCATTACGCCCTCGACATCACGCGCGCCCGCACCTTGCTTGATTGGGCGCCAAGTCGTTCGCTGCGCCAGACACTGCCCAAGATGGTAGCGGCATTGCAGGCCGATCCGTTCAGCTGGTACCGCGAGCACGGCCTGGAGCCGCCCGCGTCGATAACGCAGAAAGCAGAGCAAGCCGTGCCGCAGGTGACCGAGCAGCCCGAGCACGCGCCGGCGTCAGCGCATGTGCATGTGCATGCGCAAGGCTGCCTGATGCATGCCTGCCCGATGCACCCGGAAGTCTGTCAGTCTTCGCCGGGAAACTGTCCGCGGTGCGACACGAACCTGGAACCCCTCGCGCCGCCATCGCCGCAGGCGGTCGAATACACCTGCCCGATGCATCCCGAAGTCGTGCGCAACGAACCGGGCAATTGCCCCAAGTGCGGCATGACACTGGTGCCGCGCAGCGCCCCGGTGGAGCACGCGGACGAACATCCCGACATGATGGTCGACGAGCATCGGAAAATGCTCTGGCCGCACTATCTCAACATGATGCTCGGCTTGTGGCTGCTGACCAGCCCGTTTACGCTCGGCTATCTGAGCGATTTCGTCCCCGACGCGAATCAACTGCGCGTTATGGCCGAGCGCGGGCTGCCATCGTTTGATCTGCGCAACCTGCTGATGACCTGGAGCGATGTCATCAGCGGAATTCTGGTTGTGGTCTTGAGTGCCTTGTCCGCCAACGCGTCGCGCCGCTATCCGTGGGCGCAGTGGGCAAACGCCTTCGTCGGCGTCTGGTTGCTGTTCGCTCCATTGGTATTCTGGACACCGTTGCCAGAGGCTTATGCGAATGGGACGCTGATCGGTGCGCTGGTGATCGCGTTTTCCGTGCTGGTCCCGATGATGCCGGGCATGAGCATGGCCGGCATGATGGGCGGGCCCGACGTACCACCGGGATGGGCCTATACGCCGTCAAGCTGGTTGCAGCGCATGCCGATCGGGGTGCTCGCGCTGATCGGTTTTCTTATCGCACGCATTCTCGGCGCCTATCAGCTCGGCCATATCGATAGTGTTTGGGAGCCATTCTTCGCCGGTAGCGGTGACATGAAGGGCGTGATGAACGGCACGGAGACGATCATTACTTCGGACGTGTCCAAGGCCTGGCCGATTGCCGATGGCGCCCTGGGCGGCATCGTCTACATGGCCGAACTGGTGATGGTTTGGATGGGTGGAAAAACTCGCTGGCGCACCATGCCGTGGATGGTACTCGCGCTGGCCATCCTGATCCTGCCGCTGGGCGTGGTGAGTATCTATTTCGTCATCATCCAGCCGATTGTGATCGGCACCTGGTGCACGCTGTGCCTGATCGCCGCGCTCGCGATGGCGGTGATGATTCCCTACGCGCTGAACGAATTCGTGGCGATGGGCCAATTCCTGGTTTGGGCGCGCCGCCAGGGCAAACCGTTCTGGCGCACCTTCTGGACCGGCGACGCGATGGAAGGCGGCAGCGCCGACAGGTCCAAAGGGCTCATCGGAACACCGCGCGAGCAGATCGCACAGGCCACGCGCGGTGTGACCTATCCCTGGACGCTGACGCTCAGCATCGCGATCGGTGTGTGGCTCACGTTCACGCGGCTCAGCTTCGACACCTCGGGCGCCATGGCCGACAGCGATCACCTGATCGGTGCATTGGTGGTGACCTTCTCGATCATGGCCTACGCTGAGGTCGGCCGCGCCGTGCGCTTCATCAACATCCCGTTCGGCGTATGGTTGATCGCCGCACCGTGGCTGCTCGACGGTATCGCCTCGCCGCTGGCAATCTGGAACGGTGTCATCTGCGGAATACTGCTGATTGCATTGGCGATCCCGCGCGGCCCGGTCAAGGATTCTTATGCGGGCTGGGATCGATATATTGTTTAG